In the genome of Erinaceus europaeus chromosome 8, mEriEur2.1, whole genome shotgun sequence, one region contains:
- the LOC103112890 gene encoding taste receptor type 2 member 134: MRSVPTLIFMTVFVVGSLAAMLQNGFMVFVLGWERVQCGKLAAGDMIVSCLAASRFCLHGISLLNNLLTFLSVCPEVIYFNIPWDFINTLMFWLSSWLAFFYCVKISSFSHPIFFWLKWRISWLVPRLLLSSLILASLTTISSTIGNIRLVRMLTLLSFCGNDTLYSSRLQDFSQHVFLPSLLLALSLPFLLILVSTLLLMFSLHQHLQNMRDCRSGSQDLSTRVHTVALKSLTFFLIFYMSYFLSLVFVTLKITIFKNHWHWIWEAITYIGISLHSSILVLNNSKLRKALQMNHWKHSVQSVFCLE, from the coding sequence ATGAGATCTGTACCCACGTTGATCTTCATGACCGTCTTTGTCGTAGGGTCATTGGCTGCCATGTTGCAAAATGGCTTCATGGTCTTTGTGCTGGGCTGGGAACGGGTGCAATGTGGGAAGCTGGCTGCTGGGGACATGATTGTGAGCTGTCTAGCTGCGTCCCGGTTCTGCCTGCATGGGATATCTCTCTTGAACAACCTGCTGACCTTCCTTTCTGTTTGTCCAGAAGTGATCTATTTTAACATCCCCTGGGACTTTATCAACACTCTCATGTTCTGGCTCAGTAGCTGGCTTGCATTCTTCTACTGTGTGAAGAtctcatctttctctcatccCATCTTCTTCTGGCTCAAGTGGAGGATTTCTTGGTTGGTGCCCAGGCTGTTGTTGAGCTCCCTGATCCTTGCTTCTCTGACAACCATCTCATCCACCATTGGGAATATAAGACTTGTCAGGATGCTCACCTTGCTGAGTTTCTGTGGAAATGATACCCTGTATAGTAGTAGACTACAAGACTTTTCTCAACATGTTTTTCTGCCTTCTTTGCTGCTGGCGTTATCTCTTCCTTTCCTATTGATCCTGGTGTCCACCCTTCTGCTTATGTTTTCACTGCACCAACATTTGCAGAACATGAGGGATTGCAGATCTGGTTCCCAGGATCTGAGCACTCGGGTTCACACGGTGGCCCTGAAGTCACTTACCTTCTTCCTTATCTTCTACATGTCATATTTTCTGTCCTTGGTATTTGTGACATTAAAAATCACCATCTTCAAGAACCACTGGCACTGGATCTGGGAAGCGATTACCTACATAGGCATCAGCCTCCATTCTAGCATCTTGGTGCTCAACAACTCCAAGCTGAGAAAGGCCCTACAGATGAACCATTGGAAACACTCTGTTCAAAGTGTGTTTTGTCTTGAGTGA